In Rutidosis leptorrhynchoides isolate AG116_Rl617_1_P2 chromosome 6, CSIRO_AGI_Rlap_v1, whole genome shotgun sequence, the DNA window taccgtttaatgaccggtttgtcgattttaaaacttaagcgtaaatataaatgacaataattaaagtgcgtaaaataaataacaatataataattatgcttatttaaacttccgtatccatgatgtttgacgttttgattatttattaccctgggttaaatgtcctttgtcctggatgtatttgaaacctatctggtttttgtccataatagttcatcggtcataattataaaatgcttggcaaatttaaccttatacctgaagtcaaatattccaactaattggggattcgaactgtaacaaggtcttaatactttgtttaatgaatacaccaggttatcgactgtgtgtaatccaaggttttaatactttgttaacaattacaccaattacccttgaatgtaatccacccctattttaatgagtccattgactattaatccatccccgtgtccggtcaaatgaacaataattcgtatttataaatatcccgcccatcgtatccgattaagcgtatgtggttatatatagatacgtcaaattgtaatctttatattaaattaacgaggtatcgttaatttaatataaagcccattaatagcccatagtctaatttccacaagtgtcgttcttttgtccaaaccccaattatggtacaaagcccaattaccccatcttaatatttagcccaacatcacgattactttggctcaaataagcataataataacttaagtacgagacattaatttaaaaaggagaacatagcttacattgattatttatcgcgtagtgttacatggatagagcttcgacttcaaaacccgtaaaataacctttacataacccaaattaatctaatataaaactaacatatactgtatatatatatatatatatatatatatatatatatatatatatatatatatatatatatatatatatatatatatattatacttaaacagagggagtaatatatattttttgTGTATTTAACTCGTCGAATAAGTTGgttatttataggacctggcctgacttttcaggccatgcgatcgcatgagttataggcatccaggccatgcgatcgcatggccactggatccagctcacatttgtttggccacttgcttgtcgacataattaataaatatatataatatatatataatttatataattatatatatatatatattatattatattcttgtgtatagtagacttgtaatttttggtccgttgagttgggcattgatagttggctcgggtaccggttccggatttttgaacgtcttttcgtacgggcagatatcttgtactttgcgttccgcgatttgtaatttgctaaaaaataattttccttaacttccaaaatccgtgcaagtcttttaactcacttttagtggcacttttgagtgcactatggctttagtgacactttttcagctttagtggcacttttcttcaattcttcgttttcgccttttgtcttcgcacttatttatttaaacgaatattacttgaaaatagaacaattgcaactgaaaactttacatattgggatgatattgcgactaaatatatgttcatttggagcactatcatgtacatatatatcaaagtatgctcaaaatatatttacaacattttttaatacgttataatgttttaagcatattaagtcagttgtcctcgttaataacctacaactagttgtccatagttagatgtacagaaataaatataaattatcttggatcaatccatgacccagtgtatacaagtctcaggctagatcacaactcaaactatatatattattttggaatcaacctcaaccctgtatagctaactccaacattactgcatatagagtgtctatggttgttccaaaatatattatatagatgggtcgatatgatatgtcaaaacattgtatacgtgtctatggtatcccaaaattacataatatatattagaatacatgaataatacaatataagtttgttaagttatgatttgtatagaattgttacaatatttcccgtagctacaacaatcaaaaaatatccaatcttgttttacccataacttcttcgttttaaatccgttttgagtgaatcaaattgctatcgcttcatattgaactctattttatgaatctatacagaaaaagtataggtttatagtcggaaatataagttacaagtcgtttttgtaagaggtagtcatttcagtcgaaagaacgacttcttgatgaccattttgaaaaacatacttccactttgagtttaaccatgatttttggatatagtttcatgttcataagaaaaatcattttcccagaagaacaacttttaaatcaaagtttatcatagtttttaattatcaaacccaaaacagcccgcggtgatactacgacggcgtatgtccggttttacagtgtttttcgtgtttccaggttttaaatcattaagttagcatatcatatagatatagaacatgtgtttagttgattttaaaagtcaagttagaaggattaactttatttgcgaacaattttagaattaactaaactatgttctagtgattacaagtttaaatcttcgaataagatagttttatatgtatgaatcgaatgatgttatgaacatcattactaccttaagtttagtaggtaaacctactggaagtgacaagaaatgatctagcttcaaaggatcttggatggcttgaaagttcttgaagtaggatcatgacacaaaaacaagttcaagtaagatttttactcgaattaagatagtttatagttatagaaattgaatcaaagtttgaatatgattattaccttgaataagaaagataacctactgtaaataacaaagggttcttgatcttagatgattacttggaatggattagaaagcttggatgtaaactagtaaacttgaaaggattttcgaggtgttcttgaagtgttcttcctaagatgattatagcttgattcttgaagtaatttttgatgaagatgatgattagctactggaaaaattcattcataagtgtgtgtgtgtgtgtgtgtgtgtgtgtgtgtgtgttgagagagaattagaaagagaattggaagtgaaatggagtgaatgatgagtggtaagtggtgagtggtgagtggggttaaaaggagttctagttagttgattagttcatggtagaagttaaaattgattagtcatacatgacataatcaagagtggaatcccatgctagttactATTAGTATAtgcccacagtaagtacgtctagaagctgtgtataatacgggtatgaatacgactagaattcttgataaaaaaagaatgggaatgtaactgtacccattttcgttaagtattagtgttttgatatatgtcttaaagtcttccaaaagtatattaatacatctaaatacactacatgtatatacattttaactgagtcgttaagtcatcgttagtcgttacatgtaagtgttgttttgaaacctttaagttaacaatctcatttaatgttgttaatccattgtttattatatctaatgagatgttaaattattatcttatcatgatattatgatatattaatatatcttaatatgatatatatacaattaaatgtcgttacaacgataatcgttacatatatgtctcgtttcgaaatccttaagttagtagtcttgtttttatgtatataactcattgttaatatacttatggagatactcacttatcataatctcatgttaactatatgtatatccatatatatatcgtcatgtcgtttttacaagttttaacgttcgtgaatcgccggtcaacttgggtggttaattgtctacatgaaactcatttcaaataatcaagtcttaacaagtttgattgcttaacatgttgaaaacatttaatcatgtaaaaatcaatttcatttaatatatataaacatggaaaagttcgggtcactacaaactttaccttcaaacactcaagttaactttatcaacaattacaacaatagccGACAACACAACCAAAACCAGCAAAACAACAACACAAGAGTGATTCCTATCGAAAGCACCAACCAAAACCATAACTACCCAAACTGAAATGAAAATGTCAACGCCATAACCACTCGAAGCGGTTTAACCACTCAAGGGGTTGAAGATCCCCATCCACAACCCTTTATAACCCATGAACCACTACCAAGCTTTGTTGAAGAGGAAACTGGGGTTAGTAAGGAGAAGGGTAAAGAAAAGGTCAACTCAACTGAAAGTACGGGTAATGATGAATTGGGAAAGAAAAAGGGTGATGAGTCTTCAAAGGCTACGAGACCGGTGCCATATCCTAAAGCTTTAAAGAAGGACAAGTTGGAGTCTCAATACAAAAAGTTTTAAGAAATGATGAAAAATGTCTCGTTTAACTTGCCGATCACCGATGTGCTCAAAGGAATGCCAAATTACGGTCGGTTCATCAAGGAGCTAATATCTCAAAGGGGTAAATATCATGACGAAACTTCTTTCTTTATTGAAGAGGAATGCAACAAGATTCTTGCATCAAGGCCAAGGATTCCTAAGAAGTTAGGAGATTCGGGAAAATTTATTTTCCCTTGTAAGTTCGGTGAATCGAAAGTGTTAAATGCACTAGCCAAATTAGCTGCAAGCATTAACCTAATGCCCCATTCACTTTACGAGAGACTTGGTCTTGGACCTCTTATGCCGACACAAATTAGAATAAGATTGGCCAACCATTCGTTTGATACCGATATTGGCATCGCCGAGGACATCTTGGTTAGCATTGACACCTTGGTGTTCCTGGTCGATTTTGTTATCATGGAGATGAAGGGGGACCTTCAAGTCCCCCTCATCTTAGGTAGACCATTTTTGGCGATCGCCGACACCATCATCTTAGTTCAACGCAACCAACTCAATATTGGAATTGGTGAAGAGCGTGTGACCATCAATATCAGGGAAGCTATGAAGCAACCGAGTAACACCGATGATGATGAGTGATATGCCTTTGACCACATTGACCTTTATGTACATAATGAACTTGAAAAGCTTTTAAAAGTTGATACCTCGGGGTTCGACCAAACTTATAATAATGAAATTGTAGATTTAGAGGCCGATTTTAAGGAATTGATGAATGTTAATGTTGATGAATTTGAAAGTGAAAATGAGACCATTCGGGAAGAGTCATTTGAGTCTATCCCTCATGAAGATAGATTTCGAATCAACTCTTCGTGGGAGGAGCCTCCCACTCTTGAGCTTAAAGAGCTCCCCGAGCATCTTGAATATGCTTATCTTAAGGAAGAATACCAACTTTTGGTGATTATTTCTTCGAAACTCACCCATGACCAAAAGACCCGACTTGTTTCAATACTTAAGTCTCACCATAAGGCCATAGCATGGAAAATCACGGACATCCCGGGGATCAATCCATCATATTGCACGCACAAAATCCTCATGGAGGAGAACTATAAACCGGTTGTCCAATGACAACGAAGACTTAACCCAAACATGAAGGAGGTTGTCAAAAAGGAAGTGATCAAACTATTGGACATGGGTCTTATCTAACCAATATCCGACTCGCCATGGATGAGTCCCATCCAAGTAGTCCCCAAAAAGGGTAGGACCACAGTGATCTTAAACGACCAAAATGAGCTTGTCCTAACCCGAACCATCACGGGATGGCGCGTATGCATAGACTATAGGCGTCTAAATGATGCCACACGAAAAGACCATTTCCCACTCCCTTACATAGATTAAATGATCGAACGTCTAGCCGGGAGAGAGTTCTAATGCTTTCTTGATGGGTTTTCGGGATACTTTCAAATCTCGATAGAccccgaggatcaagaaaagacGACTTTTACATGCCTATATGGCACGTTTTCTTATCGGagaatgccctttgggttatgcaatgccccGGGGACATTCCAAAAATGCATGCTTGCTATATTTTCCGATATGGTTGAGGACactatggaggtgttcatggatgatttTTTGGTTTTCGGGGATTCTTTCGATCATTGTCTTAAAAATCTTGATAAAATGTTAACTCATTGTGAAAATGCAAATTTggttcttaactgggaaaaatgtcacttcatggtcaaCGAGGGGGTAGTTTTGGGACATAAAATCTCTAAGGCAGGAATTGAGGTAGACAAAGCTAAAATTAGCGTGATAAAGGACTTACCTAGA includes these proteins:
- the LOC139854607 gene encoding uncharacterized protein; this translates as MMKNVSFNLPITDVLKGMPNYGRFIKELISQRGKYHDETSFFIEEECNKILASRPRIPKKLGDSGKFIFPCKFGESKVLNALAKLAASINLMPHSLYERLGLGPLMPTQIRIRLANHSFDTDIGIAEDILVSIDTLVFLVDFVIMEMKGDLQVPLILGRPFLAIADTIILVQRNQLNIGIGEERVTINIREAMKQPSNTDDDE